One genomic window of Sulfurovum lithotrophicum includes the following:
- the rplU gene encoding 50S ribosomal protein L21 yields the protein MYAIIKASGQQFKVQEGDIICFDNMGLEPKSAVEFKEVLAVDNGELTVGTPFVEGAVVKGEVINEGRDKKVIIYKKRRRKDSKLKRGFRRDFTRVRITKIA from the coding sequence ATGTACGCAATCATTAAAGCAAGTGGCCAACAATTCAAAGTTCAAGAGGGTGATATCATCTGTTTTGACAATATGGGTCTTGAGCCAAAATCAGCAGTAGAATTCAAAGAAGTTCTTGCAGTAGACAACGGTGAATTAACAGTCGGTACTCCTTTTGTAGAGGGTGCGGTTGTTAAAGGTGAGGTGATCAACGAAGGTAGAGACAAGAAAGTGATCATCTATAAGAAAAGAAGAAGAAAAGATTCAAAACTCAAAAGAGGTTTCAGAAGAGACTTTACAAGAGTAAGAATTACTAAAATCGCATAA
- the rpmA gene encoding 50S ribosomal protein L27, which yields MAHKKGQGSTQNNRDSAGRRLGVKKFGGEKVIPGNIIIRQRGTKVHPGNGVGMGKDHTIFAMVEGVVKFENRSRSQKRVSVVPA from the coding sequence ATGGCACACAAGAAAGGTCAAGGATCCACTCAAAATAACCGTGATTCAGCTGGACGTCGCCTAGGCGTTAAAAAGTTCGGTGGTGAAAAAGTTATCCCCGGTAACATCATCATCAGACAAAGAGGAACAAAAGTGCACCCAGGTAACGGCGTAGGTATGGGTAAAGACCATACGATCTTCGCAATGGTTGAAGGTGTAGTAAAATTCGAGAACAGATCAAGAAGCCAAAAAAGAGTTTCTGTAGTTCCTGCGTAA
- the obgE gene encoding GTPase ObgE → MFVDSVELLISSGKGGAGAISFWTEKFVIKGGPDGGDGGRGGSVFFKVDNNTDTLSGLRGRNHIKAENGRPGEGRKKYGRKGQDTTIIVPPGTTVVDMETGEELLDLTEEGQVVKFLEGGKGGLGNMHFKSSTNQRPTYAQPGLPGITKQVRLEMKLIADVGLVGYPNVGKSTLIATLSNARPQVANYEFTTLTPKLGVVHISDYDSFMMADIPGIIEGASDGRGLGLEFLKHIERTKTLLLMIDAANYREMKYQYETLLVELDRYSETLAGRKHAIAITKIDSLSQDEVNTLTETFLDDIGLKANDTLKKYKADMNYLSYGFKTDFGVLLPKKEPLFVLPISSVAHLNTEALRYALGDFVKNVKEETEAEEK, encoded by the coding sequence ATGTTCGTAGATAGTGTAGAGCTGTTGATCAGCTCAGGTAAAGGTGGTGCAGGTGCCATCTCATTCTGGACGGAGAAATTCGTCATCAAAGGTGGCCCAGACGGCGGTGACGGTGGCCGTGGTGGTTCGGTATTTTTCAAGGTAGACAACAATACCGACACGCTCTCAGGTCTCAGAGGCCGTAACCATATTAAAGCGGAGAATGGCCGTCCTGGAGAAGGGCGTAAGAAATATGGAAGAAAAGGCCAGGATACTACGATCATCGTACCTCCGGGGACAACAGTTGTAGACATGGAGACAGGAGAAGAGCTGCTGGACCTTACAGAAGAAGGACAAGTCGTCAAATTCCTTGAAGGCGGGAAGGGCGGTCTGGGTAATATGCACTTCAAGAGTTCGACGAACCAGAGACCGACCTATGCACAGCCCGGACTCCCTGGTATCACTAAACAGGTCAGACTTGAGATGAAGCTTATTGCAGATGTGGGACTGGTTGGGTATCCGAATGTGGGTAAATCAACACTCATTGCAACACTTTCCAATGCAAGGCCACAGGTAGCTAACTATGAATTCACTACATTGACACCAAAACTCGGAGTCGTACATATCAGTGACTATGACTCCTTTATGATGGCGGATATTCCGGGTATCATCGAAGGCGCCAGTGACGGGCGTGGTCTGGGACTGGAATTCCTCAAGCACATCGAAAGGACGAAAACACTGCTTTTGATGATCGATGCGGCCAATTACCGTGAGATGAAGTACCAGTACGAAACACTGCTGGTAGAGTTGGACAGATATTCCGAAACACTCGCCGGAAGGAAACATGCTATTGCCATCACCAAGATAGATTCGTTGAGCCAGGATGAAGTTAATACTCTGACAGAGACGTTTCTGGATGACATAGGTTTGAAAGCCAATGATACATTGAAGAAGTATAAAGCGGATATGAACTATCTCTCTTATGGCTTCAAAACGGACTTTGGTGTACTATTGCCTAAAAAAGAACCATTGTTCGTTCTGCCTATCTCGTCAGTAGCGCACCTCAATACAGAAGCACTGCGTTATGCACTGGGTGATTTTGTCAAAAATGTCAAAGAAGAAACAGAAGCTGAAGAGAAGTAG
- the proB gene encoding glutamate 5-kinase codes for MKRIVIKVGSHILTEDGSIARERMMALVGLIADLKKHSYEVALVSSGAVAAGYTQLPLDRKKIANRQALAAIGQPLLLKMYQEKFAKFGLLCSQVLFSADVFESDKHVSHAKVAIDTLLANNVVPIINENDTVSIEELVFGDNDRLSAHVAHYFDADILVILSDIDALYDKDPNCHKDAKRRAVVNEIEEEELAAEHTPNNEFATGGIVTKLQAADFLMNHDREMFLASGFDLTDVRAFLIEGVHKGGTLFTPTTRS; via the coding sequence ATGAAGCGGATCGTGATTAAGGTAGGTTCCCATATCCTGACGGAAGACGGGAGTATTGCCAGAGAGAGAATGATGGCACTGGTCGGACTTATCGCCGACTTGAAGAAACACAGTTATGAAGTGGCTCTGGTAAGTTCGGGTGCGGTTGCTGCAGGTTATACACAACTCCCACTTGACAGAAAAAAGATCGCCAACAGGCAGGCCCTGGCTGCCATCGGCCAACCGTTACTTCTCAAGATGTATCAGGAGAAATTTGCAAAATTCGGCCTGCTTTGTTCACAGGTTCTTTTTAGTGCGGATGTATTTGAATCTGATAAACATGTTTCCCATGCTAAAGTGGCTATTGATACACTGCTTGCCAACAATGTCGTGCCGATCATCAATGAAAATGACACAGTGAGTATCGAGGAACTTGTCTTTGGAGACAACGACAGGCTCTCTGCGCACGTCGCACACTATTTCGATGCAGATATTCTGGTAATACTCTCCGATATCGATGCACTCTATGACAAAGATCCCAACTGCCATAAAGATGCCAAACGCAGGGCCGTGGTCAACGAGATAGAGGAAGAAGAACTCGCTGCTGAGCATACTCCGAATAATGAATTCGCTACGGGAGGGATCGTCACAAAACTTCAGGCGGCCGATTTTCTGATGAATCATGACCGGGAGATGTTCCTTGCGAGTGGATTTGATCTCACTGATGTACGAGCATTTCTTATTGAAGGTGTACATAAAGGCGGGACATTGTTCACACCCACAACGAGGTCATAA
- the fmt gene encoding methionyl-tRNA formyltransferase: MKYKIVYMGTPHYAREILKTLIDAEDMDVVLVLTQPDRPVGRKKVMTPPPVKVLAQEHGIDVLQPSRLSEEGIEEAIKSQNPDFIIVAAFGQILPQSILDIAPCINLHASLLPQYRGASPVQQSLLNGDEKTGVTSMLMEAGLDTGPMLEKIEFVIPKEMRLFALMEQLTRDACMLTLSTVRNFETITPEVQDESQASLCKKIKKSDGQIDFEDAEIIYNKYRAFEGWPGIFAANGTKFDEVALLENDKTHTAGEILSFEEESVVVGCSKGALKIGILQPASKKAMTAKAYCVGRGKKIGDNIL; this comes from the coding sequence ATGAAATACAAAATAGTCTATATGGGGACACCCCACTATGCCAGAGAGATACTCAAGACACTTATAGATGCGGAAGATATGGATGTTGTTTTGGTTCTGACACAGCCTGACAGGCCCGTAGGGCGAAAAAAGGTGATGACACCTCCTCCTGTCAAGGTGTTGGCACAGGAACATGGTATTGACGTGCTCCAACCCAGCCGTTTGAGTGAAGAGGGGATTGAAGAAGCGATCAAAAGCCAGAATCCTGATTTCATTATCGTAGCGGCATTCGGGCAGATACTGCCGCAATCTATTCTCGATATCGCTCCCTGTATCAATCTGCATGCCTCGCTGCTGCCGCAGTATCGCGGTGCTTCTCCTGTGCAGCAGTCTTTGCTGAACGGTGATGAGAAGACAGGTGTGACATCAATGCTGATGGAAGCCGGGCTTGACACGGGACCGATGCTCGAAAAGATCGAATTCGTCATCCCAAAAGAGATGCGCCTGTTCGCCCTGATGGAACAGCTGACCAGAGATGCCTGTATGCTGACTCTGAGTACGGTACGCAATTTTGAAACGATCACGCCGGAAGTGCAGGACGAGAGTCAGGCGAGTCTTTGTAAAAAGATCAAGAAGAGTGACGGCCAGATCGATTTTGAGGATGCAGAGATCATTTACAACAAATACCGTGCATTTGAGGGGTGGCCAGGTATTTTTGCCGCCAACGGAACGAAATTTGATGAAGTGGCACTGCTTGAAAACGATAAAACACATACGGCTGGGGAGATACTCTCTTTTGAAGAAGAGAGTGTTGTTGTGGGATGCAGTAAAGGTGCTTTGAAAATAGGTATTTTGCAGCCGGCATCCAAAAAAGCGATGACTGCCAAGGCCTACTGTGTAGGAAGGGGGAAGAAAATTGGAGATAATATCCTTTAA
- a CDS encoding biotin--[acetyl-CoA-carboxylase] ligase, whose product MEIISFKSLPSTQKYLVEQIEKGELHVPVAVIAMEQSSGIGSRDNEWSGGEGNFFASVAVSLSDLPSDLPLSSASIYFSFIMKKTLEALGENVWLKWPNDFYLDEAKVGGTITRKLKNILVCGIGINLKKSQNGYSSLPSDISPENLLHKYLESLLKFPKWKQVFSEYQIEFELSRRFSVHIENERKSLADAALCEDGSLIIGGKKVYSSR is encoded by the coding sequence TTGGAGATAATATCCTTTAAAAGCCTGCCTTCAACACAGAAATATCTTGTAGAACAGATTGAAAAAGGAGAGCTTCATGTACCTGTGGCAGTGATTGCCATGGAGCAGAGTTCAGGTATAGGAAGCCGTGACAATGAGTGGAGTGGGGGCGAAGGGAATTTTTTCGCTTCTGTTGCCGTTTCGTTAAGTGATCTTCCCTCTGACCTCCCTCTCTCTTCGGCTTCCATCTACTTCTCTTTCATTATGAAAAAGACCCTGGAAGCACTGGGTGAAAACGTCTGGTTGAAGTGGCCAAATGATTTTTATCTGGATGAAGCAAAAGTAGGGGGGACGATCACCAGAAAACTGAAAAATATACTGGTCTGCGGTATCGGGATCAATCTGAAAAAATCCCAAAACGGCTACAGCTCCCTGCCGTCCGATATAAGCCCTGAAAATCTTCTTCATAAGTACCTCGAAAGCCTCCTGAAATTTCCAAAATGGAAGCAGGTTTTTAGTGAATATCAGATAGAATTTGAATTAAGCAGACGTTTTTCAGTCCATATTGAAAACGAGAGAAAGAGCCTTGCAGACGCCGCTTTGTGCGAGGATGGCTCTTTGATAATAGGGGGAAAAAAGGTGTACAGTTCAAGATGA
- a CDS encoding ParA family protein produces the protein MSEVISIANQKGGVGKTTTAVNLAASLAERGKKVLLLDIDPQSNATTSLGFNRNDYEYNIYHVLIGSKKLSEVILKSQIKKLDLVPSNIGLVGIEKEFYNSRKKNRELILKEKIKEIKKVYDYIIIDSPPALGPITINALSASDSVIIPIQCEFFALEGLAQLLNTVSLLKKTINPKLKIKGFLPTMYSKQNNLSKQVLADLSYHFKDKLFHIRKGKECIVVPRNVKIAESPSFGKPVTQYAASSKGSLAYRDLATVIVRG, from the coding sequence ATGAGTGAGGTGATAAGCATAGCCAACCAGAAGGGTGGCGTAGGCAAAACGACGACAGCAGTGAATCTGGCAGCCTCTTTGGCTGAAAGGGGCAAGAAAGTGTTGCTTCTGGACATCGACCCCCAGTCCAATGCAACGACCAGTCTCGGTTTCAACAGAAACGATTATGAATACAATATCTATCATGTGCTGATCGGCAGTAAAAAACTCTCCGAAGTCATTCTCAAATCACAGATCAAAAAGCTTGACCTTGTTCCCTCCAACATCGGTCTAGTAGGTATAGAAAAAGAGTTCTACAACAGCAGAAAGAAGAATAGGGAACTGATCCTCAAAGAGAAGATCAAAGAAATCAAGAAAGTGTATGATTACATTATCATCGATTCGCCTCCGGCGCTGGGACCTATTACCATCAATGCGCTGAGTGCCTCGGATTCCGTCATCATTCCCATCCAGTGCGAATTCTTTGCGCTTGAAGGTTTGGCACAGCTTTTGAATACGGTCAGTCTATTAAAAAAGACCATCAATCCGAAACTGAAGATCAAAGGCTTCCTGCCTACGATGTACTCCAAGCAGAACAATCTCTCTAAGCAGGTACTGGCGGATCTGAGCTACCATTTCAAAGACAAGCTTTTCCACATCAGAAAAGGTAAAGAGTGTATTGTGGTACCCCGTAATGTCAAGATAGCCGAGTCTCCGAGCTTTGGCAAGCCGGTAACGCAGTATGCAGCCAGTTCAAAAGGTTCTCTGGCCTACAGAGATCTTGCAACAGTGATCGTAAGAGGTTAA
- a CDS encoding ParB/RepB/Spo0J family partition protein — protein sequence MALGRGLGEILSEVEEAYEKEDLSSIDSSELEAQGARVEELPVKSISANPFQPRKHFDESALKELSQSIKEHGLLQPIVVIEKENGFLLIAGERRLRAHKLAKITTIKAIIANVEIDEARLRELALIENIQRENLNAIELANSYAELIEVHKITHDELSAIVHKSRSQITNTMRLLSLSSYAQKKVASGKISQGHAKVLVGLDEKKQKIIIDSIIGQKLSVRDAEQMVKSYKKGKSSPADKPSTSKLLEKHKKTLKKLLPFEHKIKARSIEISFSNEKDIENFLTFLKKD from the coding sequence ATGGCACTGGGAAGAGGACTGGGAGAGATACTCTCCGAAGTGGAAGAAGCCTATGAAAAAGAAGATCTCAGCAGTATAGACAGTTCCGAACTTGAAGCGCAGGGTGCGCGTGTGGAAGAACTGCCTGTCAAAAGTATTTCGGCAAACCCCTTTCAGCCGCGAAAGCATTTTGACGAATCGGCACTCAAAGAACTGAGCCAGTCGATCAAAGAGCATGGACTGCTGCAGCCGATCGTTGTCATTGAAAAAGAAAACGGGTTCCTGTTGATTGCGGGAGAACGTCGTCTCCGTGCACATAAACTGGCAAAGATCACCACCATCAAAGCGATCATTGCCAATGTGGAGATCGACGAGGCAAGACTGCGGGAACTGGCACTCATTGAGAACATCCAGAGAGAGAATCTCAATGCCATCGAATTGGCAAATTCCTATGCCGAACTCATAGAAGTGCATAAGATCACTCATGATGAACTCTCAGCTATCGTGCATAAAAGCCGTTCGCAGATCACCAATACGATGCGTCTGCTTTCCCTCTCTTCCTATGCACAGAAAAAAGTGGCATCGGGAAAGATCTCGCAGGGGCATGCCAAAGTACTTGTAGGGCTTGACGAGAAGAAGCAGAAGATCATCATTGACAGTATCATCGGACAGAAACTTTCTGTCCGTGATGCCGAGCAGATGGTCAAGAGCTATAAAAAAGGCAAATCATCCCCGGCTGACAAGCCCTCCACATCCAAATTGCTTGAAAAACATAAAAAGACCCTCAAAAAGCTTCTTCCATTTGAACACAAGATCAAAGCCAGGAGTATTGAGATAAGCTTTTCTAATGAGAAAGATATCGAAAACTTTTTAACATTCCTCAAAAAAGACTGA
- a CDS encoding ATP synthase F0F1 subunit B, with product MLDIHLPLMLFVLVLFLILLVLLNNMLFKPLLKFMDDRDSSIAKDLEAAKGLSGNSGELNAKAAENIDNAKAEAAAIRQKAIDEEKSLAVSKVEAKQEELNKKYESFAQKLASDKEELKNSLLSQMPLFKESLKAKFSKL from the coding sequence ATGCTTGACATACATTTACCATTGATGTTGTTCGTCTTAGTGTTATTTCTGATCCTTCTTGTTCTTTTAAATAATATGCTATTCAAGCCTCTTTTGAAGTTTATGGATGACAGAGACAGCTCGATAGCAAAAGATTTGGAAGCGGCAAAAGGACTCAGTGGTAACAGTGGCGAACTCAATGCCAAGGCAGCTGAAAACATTGACAATGCCAAAGCTGAAGCTGCAGCGATAAGACAGAAAGCGATCGATGAAGAGAAATCATTGGCTGTGAGTAAAGTTGAAGCGAAGCAGGAAGAGTTGAACAAAAAATACGAAAGCTTTGCCCAGAAGCTGGCTTCCGACAAAGAAGAGCTTAAAAACTCACTGCTTTCACAAATGCCTCTGTTCAAAGAGAGCCTCAAAGCTAAGTTTAGCAAACTATAG
- a CDS encoding ATP synthase subunit B: MKKLALFALLMVPAILLASGGHGEESRYLAQTGRESDFWPRVINFTIFAVILYYLLANPIKNFFKERREGIAGQLKEIERKLQAAKDEKKEAQARLDESMKKASEIIDDAKKEAEILAAKITEASENELAVLEKQFEEKIMLEERKAARDVIDEVLSENITVDDITLDETKVVDIISKKVA; encoded by the coding sequence ATGAAAAAATTAGCACTATTCGCTTTGCTCATGGTTCCTGCTATTCTTCTGGCAAGTGGCGGACATGGAGAAGAGTCTCGTTACCTGGCGCAGACAGGAAGAGAGAGTGACTTTTGGCCCAGGGTGATCAACTTCACTATCTTTGCGGTGATCCTCTATTATCTACTGGCAAACCCCATCAAGAACTTTTTTAAAGAGAGAAGAGAAGGGATTGCAGGACAGCTTAAAGAGATCGAAAGAAAGCTTCAGGCTGCAAAAGATGAAAAGAAAGAAGCGCAGGCTCGTTTGGATGAAAGTATGAAAAAAGCTTCCGAAATCATCGATGATGCAAAAAAAGAGGCTGAGATCCTTGCGGCGAAGATCACTGAAGCATCAGAGAACGAGTTGGCTGTTCTTGAAAAGCAGTTCGAAGAGAAGATTATGCTTGAAGAGAGAAAAGCGGCAAGAGATGTGATCGACGAAGTTCTTTCTGAAAATATCACAGTGGATGATATTACGCTCGATGAAACCAAAGTAGTCGATATCATATCAAAGAAGGTGGCATAA
- a CDS encoding F0F1 ATP synthase subunit delta: protein MEELIAKRYATALSSVSQDVQSIVSILNVLTEAISVPEVHEALTSPIVTAEKKTDMILSAIGKEADSTLVNFIKILGENKRLDLIPAIAKVLNADLQKESNQYEGVLKSSNKLGKEELAKLEKTLEKYTGSKIKLKQEKTDLEGLRVSVDDLGIEVNFSKQRVKEQLIDFIKKSL, encoded by the coding sequence ATGGAAGAGTTAATAGCAAAACGTTATGCGACAGCGCTCTCCTCAGTGAGTCAAGATGTGCAGAGTATCGTTTCTATTCTGAATGTTCTGACCGAAGCTATTTCGGTACCTGAAGTACATGAAGCACTGACCTCTCCCATCGTAACCGCGGAGAAAAAGACGGATATGATCCTTTCGGCTATAGGAAAAGAGGCAGACAGTACACTGGTGAATTTTATCAAGATCCTTGGCGAGAACAAAAGACTCGATCTGATCCCGGCAATTGCAAAGGTGCTCAATGCAGACCTTCAAAAAGAGTCGAATCAGTATGAAGGTGTATTAAAGAGTAGCAACAAACTTGGAAAAGAAGAGTTGGCAAAGCTTGAAAAGACACTGGAAAAATATACAGGATCGAAGATAAAGCTAAAGCAGGAAAAAACGGATCTGGAAGGATTGCGTGTTTCAGTTGATGATTTGGGTATTGAGGTTAACTTCTCCAAGCAGAGAGTTAAAGAACAGCTAATTGATTTCATTAAGAAATCTCTATAG
- the atpA gene encoding F0F1 ATP synthase subunit alpha has product MAVKLQADEISSIIKERIENFEIDVDINEVGKVVGIADGITTVYGLNNVMAGEVVEFDNGAKGLVLNLEEANVGVVVLGSSAGIIEGMSVKRAGELLKTPVGDNLMGRVVNPLGEPIDGKGVIEAAEHRFVEEKAPGIMARKSVHEPLQTGIKAIDALVPVGRGQRELIIGDRQTGKTTLAIDTIINQKGQDVVCIYVAIGQKQSTVAATVKKLEEHGALDYTIIVNAGASDSAALQFLAPYAGVTMAEYFRDNGRHAVIFYDDLSKHAVAYREMSLILRRPPGREAYPGDVFYLHSRLLERAAKLSDELGAGSITAFPIIETQAGDVAAYIPTNVISITDGQIFLETDLFNSGIRPAINVGLSVSRVGGAAQIKAIKQVSGTLRLDLASFRELQAFAQFASDLDDYTRSQLERGQRMVEVLKQGPYVPVPVEKQVVIIFAGANGYLDDIAASSVTKFEAELMPFMEAKYASVLDAIRNEKKISDDTDAQLRKAIEDFKTSFAG; this is encoded by the coding sequence GTGGCAGTTAAATTGCAAGCAGATGAGATTAGTTCGATCATCAAAGAGAGAATCGAGAACTTTGAGATTGATGTCGACATCAATGAAGTAGGAAAAGTAGTAGGTATTGCGGATGGTATTACAACCGTGTATGGTCTTAACAACGTTATGGCCGGAGAAGTTGTAGAGTTCGACAATGGTGCAAAAGGATTGGTCCTCAACCTTGAAGAAGCAAACGTCGGTGTTGTTGTACTTGGTTCAAGTGCGGGAATCATTGAAGGCATGAGTGTCAAAAGAGCCGGTGAACTTCTTAAAACACCTGTAGGTGACAATCTGATGGGTAGGGTTGTGAACCCACTGGGTGAGCCGATTGACGGAAAAGGTGTAATTGAAGCAGCAGAACACAGATTTGTTGAGGAAAAAGCTCCAGGGATCATGGCGAGAAAATCAGTGCATGAGCCGCTTCAGACAGGTATCAAAGCGATCGATGCCCTTGTACCGGTTGGTAGAGGTCAAAGAGAACTTATCATTGGTGACAGACAAACGGGTAAAACGACTTTGGCGATCGATACGATCATCAACCAGAAAGGTCAGGATGTCGTATGTATCTATGTTGCTATCGGCCAGAAGCAGTCAACAGTTGCAGCAACAGTGAAGAAGCTCGAAGAGCACGGAGCATTGGATTACACGATCATAGTGAATGCCGGTGCATCCGACTCTGCCGCACTTCAGTTCCTTGCGCCATATGCAGGTGTAACAATGGCTGAGTACTTCAGAGATAACGGTAGACATGCGGTTATCTTCTATGATGACCTTTCCAAGCATGCGGTTGCATACAGAGAGATGTCACTTATTCTTAGAAGACCTCCGGGCCGTGAAGCGTATCCCGGCGATGTTTTCTATCTACACTCAAGACTGCTTGAAAGAGCGGCAAAGCTTTCAGATGAGTTGGGTGCGGGTTCTATTACTGCATTCCCTATCATTGAAACACAGGCGGGTGACGTTGCGGCATATATTCCAACAAACGTTATTTCTATTACTGACGGTCAGATATTCCTTGAGACGGACCTCTTCAACTCTGGTATCAGGCCTGCGATCAACGTTGGTCTTTCTGTATCGAGAGTCGGTGGTGCTGCACAGATCAAAGCGATCAAGCAGGTTTCCGGTACATTGAGACTTGACCTTGCTTCATTTAGAGAACTTCAGGCATTTGCACAGTTTGCATCTGATCTTGATGACTATACAAGAAGCCAGCTCGAGCGTGGACAGAGAATGGTAGAAGTCTTGAAGCAGGGGCCTTATGTTCCGGTTCCGGTTGAAAAGCAGGTTGTGATTATTTTTGCCGGTGCCAACGGCTACCTTGATGATATTGCAGCAAGTTCTGTTACCAAGTTCGAAGCAGAGCTTATGCCATTCATGGAAGCAAAATATGCATCTGTACTTGATGCTATCAGAAATGAGAAAAAGATCTCTGATGATACAGATGCTCAACTAAGAAAAGCTATAGAAGATTTTAAAACTTCATTCGCTGGCTAA
- the atpG gene encoding ATP synthase F1 subunit gamma, with product MANLKEIKRKISSVKNTQKTTNAMKLVSSAKLKRTEELAKRSRVYAAKLTELIEEIAQKMHHANVDGIDNIFFQENNDPKKVDIIFITADKGLCGGFNSQTIKRTSQMITDYQSKGAKVRLRAIGRKGIDYFKFNNIELDDAIVGLSAAPDYKQSSEFISEVVESYVNGDTDRIVLIHNGYVNMITQEIREAQVLPVDASQLELSAVSTSEMEVEPDDDDTLLDALVKRYVEYSIYYALIDSLAAEHSARMQAMDAATKNAKEMVKDLNVKYNKARQEAITTELIEIISGMESMK from the coding sequence ATGGCTAATTTAAAAGAGATAAAGCGTAAGATCAGCAGTGTAAAGAATACACAAAAGACGACTAACGCCATGAAGCTTGTCTCTTCTGCTAAACTAAAAAGAACAGAAGAGCTTGCCAAAAGATCCAGAGTATATGCAGCAAAACTGACCGAGCTCATTGAAGAGATTGCTCAAAAGATGCATCATGCAAATGTGGATGGCATTGACAATATCTTTTTTCAGGAAAATAACGATCCTAAAAAAGTAGACATTATTTTCATTACGGCAGACAAAGGTCTTTGTGGCGGATTTAACTCCCAAACAATCAAAAGAACGAGTCAGATGATTACCGACTATCAGAGTAAAGGTGCGAAGGTCAGACTCAGAGCGATCGGCAGAAAAGGTATCGACTACTTCAAGTTTAACAATATTGAACTTGATGATGCTATCGTTGGCCTGAGTGCAGCTCCGGATTACAAGCAGTCTTCAGAGTTCATTTCTGAAGTGGTAGAGTCTTATGTCAATGGCGATACGGACAGGATCGTCCTTATCCATAACGGATATGTCAACATGATCACCCAGGAGATCAGGGAAGCTCAGGTTCTGCCTGTAGATGCATCACAGCTCGAACTCAGTGCAGTCTCGACATCAGAAATGGAAGTTGAACCGGATGATGACGATACATTGCTTGATGCCTTGGTCAAGAGATATGTAGAATACAGTATCTATTATGCTCTGATAGACTCACTTGCCGCTGAACACTCGGCACGTATGCAGGCAATGGATGCGGCAACGAAGAATGCCAAAGAAATGGTAAAAGATCTGAATGTTAAGTATAACAAAGCAAGACAAGAAGCGATTACGACTGAGCTCATCGAGATCATCAGTGGTATGGAATCAATGAAATAA